A stretch of Rhododendron vialii isolate Sample 1 chromosome 4a, ASM3025357v1 DNA encodes these proteins:
- the LOC131322981 gene encoding uncharacterized protein LOC131322981 isoform X3, whose amino-acid sequence MNLPLRADFQERYSNAYGASCIRGKVVLIFHGGRRDGLVTTLQPQSRRSWLPMFRFCTETMDYSLSFEENTLVIVANARRT is encoded by the exons ATGAATCTTCCTCTGCG TGCTGATTTCCAGGAAAGATATTCGAATGCTTATGGTGCCTCCTGCATTCGCGGCAAAGTCGTGCTTATTTTTCATG GTGGTAGAAGAGATGGGTTGGTCACAACTTTGCAACCACAAAGTCGGAGGTC ATGGCTGCCAATGTTCAGATTTTGTACAGAGACTATGGACTATAGTTTGAGTTTTGAGGAAAACACATTAGTCATTGTGGCAAATGCTAGACGAACTTGA
- the LOC131322981 gene encoding uncharacterized protein LOC131322981 isoform X2 — MNLPLRADFQERYSNAYGASCIRGKVVLIFHGGRRDGLVTTLQPQSRRSLWLPMFRFCTETMDYSLSFEENTLVIVANARRT, encoded by the exons ATGAATCTTCCTCTGCG TGCTGATTTCCAGGAAAGATATTCGAATGCTTATGGTGCCTCCTGCATTCGCGGCAAAGTCGTGCTTATTTTTCATG GTGGTAGAAGAGATGGGTTGGTCACAACTTTGCAACCACAAAGTCGGAGGTCGTT ATGGCTGCCAATGTTCAGATTTTGTACAGAGACTATGGACTATAGTTTGAGTTTTGAGGAAAACACATTAGTCATTGTGGCAAATGCTAGACGAACTTGA
- the LOC131322981 gene encoding uncharacterized protein LOC131322981 isoform X4, with product MNLPLRADFQERYSNAYGASCIRGKVVLIFHGGRRDGLVTTLQPQSRRWLPMFRFCTETMDYSLSFEENTLVIVANARRT from the exons ATGAATCTTCCTCTGCG TGCTGATTTCCAGGAAAGATATTCGAATGCTTATGGTGCCTCCTGCATTCGCGGCAAAGTCGTGCTTATTTTTCATG GTGGTAGAAGAGATGGGTTGGTCACAACTTTGCAACCACAAAGTCGGAG ATGGCTGCCAATGTTCAGATTTTGTACAGAGACTATGGACTATAGTTTGAGTTTTGAGGAAAACACATTAGTCATTGTGGCAAATGCTAGACGAACTTGA
- the LOC131322981 gene encoding uncharacterized protein LOC131322981 isoform X1, whose amino-acid sequence MNLPLRLVLISRKDIRMLMVPPAFAAKSCLFFMVFDKSTKRVLVLISTRIVICGSLKCYTVGIFGTSFNFVVSTFSSSQFLCAVSQVKLKLQLLFLEKSERE is encoded by the exons ATGAATCTTCCTCTGCG TTTAGTGCTGATTTCCAGGAAAGATATTCGAATGCTTATGGTGCCTCCTGCATTCGCGGCAAAGTCGTGCTTATTTTTCATG GTGTTCGATAAAAGTACCAAACGAGTTTTGGTATTAATTAGCACAAGAATTGTAATCTGTGGGAGTCTTAAGTGCTACACCGTAGGAATCTTTGGTACTAGTTTCAATTTTgttgtttctactttctcttcCAGCCAATTTTTATGTGCTGTTTCACAAGTTAAATTAAAGCTTCAATTGTTGTTTCTTGAAAAATCAGAAAGGGAGTAA
- the LOC131322968 gene encoding probable LRR receptor-like serine/threonine-protein kinase At3g47570, whose translation MKMGLLTKSLSVSLIALFLSLLPLLPIKAHPRDTTSSLNVASNETDFRALLAFKSTILPEYRQALSSRNESLHFCHWEGVKCGRRHERVTVVDLASRGLTGSLSPYIGNLSFLRELSLFNNTFTGEIPTELGNLFRLQKLNLGVNGFEGKIPPHLSRCSNLRDLRVGKNKLVGGFPKELAYSMPRLISLYVNDNNLTGGIPLWIGNLSSLEDFNAAGNPLEGSIPNALGQLKILRELWLGSSQISGTIPPSLYNQSLLITLSMPANQLRGNLSPTFGFMFRHLEVLQLFGNQFDGPIPLSISNCSQLVQLEMDDNNFSGKVRNDFGSLKILYRINLGYNNFETKGSDGLAFLSSLTNCSNLGVVILENGQFGGVLPDSVGNLSISYLALGLNQLYGSIPSTIGNLVNIGTLAMNNNQFTGPIPDSIGYLHKLQRLSISQNSISGKIPNSIGNLSLMNDLYLERNRLEGAIPSSLGNCRNLLLLTLSGNNLNGSIPRQLFTVSSLSIRLDLARNRLSGSLPTEVGNLDNLAEIDISENDLSGEIPSTLGSCVSLENLYLQQNLFQGSIPSSMASVRGIQNLDLSNNNLSGQIPRFLETFIFLQNLNLSFNNFEGELPTKGIFTNATTISIAGNYRLCGGISELRLPRCTTEKSGKRMSLLQTRGITVALVAIAVALVVIGLIAVSSFVRVSAVSSFLICHLFKKKRKTKPTITLLKDSFSKVTYGELLKATKGFSSRNLLGFGSFGHVYKGIIDQNGKLVVAVKVFDLQTRGAIMSFVAECEALRNVRHRHLVPIITSCSSVDFQGNEFKALVYEFMPNGNLDNWLHPIPKANDLEHGFVGLNLLQSVNIAIDVACALDYLHHQCERPIIHCDLKPSNILLDGDMVAHVGDFGQARFRAELTSSPNTCSSTAIRGTIGYIAPEYGLGNEISASGDVYSYGILLLEMITRKRPTHEMFGADLNLHNFAKIAFPQRVMEIVDPVLLAEDRHGSITVENLIPIVKIGLACSTESPKNRMSIKTVLHELHLVKNKILKGRDG comes from the exons ATGAAGATGGGTCTATTAACCAaatctctctcagtctctctcatagccttatttctctctctcctcccattgCTTCCAATCAAAGCCCATCCCCGTGACACAACATCATCCCTTAATGTTGCTAGCAACGAGACTGATTTCCGTGCTTTATTGGCCTTTAAGTCAACTATTCTTCCAGAATATCGACAGGCCTTGAGCTCACGGAATGAGTCCCTCCATTTCTGCCACTGGGAAGGTGTCAAATGCGGTCGCCGACACGAACGAGTCACTGTTGTAGATCTTGCGTCCAGAGGTTTAACTGGTTCTTTGTCTCCTTACATCGGAAACCTCAGTTTTCTTCGGGAGCTTAGCCTCTTTAACAACACTTTTACAGGTGAAATTCCAACTGAACTTGGTAATCTTTTCAGGTTACAGAAACTAAATTTAGGCGTTAACggttttgaagggaaaattccaCCACACCTATCTCGTTGCTCCAATCTTAGGGACCTTAGGGTAGGCAAAAACAAGCTAGTTGGAGGGTTCCCGAAAGAACTTGCTTATTCAATGCCTAGACTCATATCACTCTACGTTAATGATAACAATTTGACCGGAGGAATTCCTTTGTGGATTGGGAATCTTAGTTCTCTGGAAGACTTTAATGCCGCTGGCAATCCTCTTGAAGGAAGTATTCCTAATGCTTTGggtcaattgaaaattttaagagAACTTTGGCTGGGTTCCAGTCAAATTTCAGGTACCATCCCTCCTTCCTTATACAACCAATCATTGCTAATTACATTATCAATGCCTGCAAATCAACTTCGCGGTAATCTTTCGCCAACATTTGGTTTCATGTTCCGTCACCTAGAGGTCCTTCAGCTATTCGGCAACCAATTTGATGGCCCAATTCCGCTTTCAATATCCAACTGTTCGCAGTTGGTACAACTGGAAATGGATGATAACAATTTCAGTGGAAAAGTAAGAAACGATTTCGGAAGTTTAAAAATCCTCTATCGGATAAATCTTGGTTATAACAATTTTGAGACTAAGGGATCAGATGGACTTGCCTTTCTTAGTTCTTTGACCAATTGTAGCAACTTGGGGGTGGTAATTTTGGAGAATGGCCAATTCGGAGGGGTATTACCAGACTCTGTGGGCAATCTATCTATCTCTTACTTGGCACTAGGTCTAAATCAGCTGTACGGATCTATTCCTTCAACAATAGGAAACCTTGTGAATATTGGAACCTTAGCTATGAATAATAACCAATTCACAGGCCCGATTCCCGATAGCATAGGTTATCTTCATAAGTTGCAAAGGTTGTCAATTTCACAGAATAGTATCTCAGGTAAAATTCCGAACTCTATCGGGAATTTGTCTTTGATGAATGATCTCTACTTGGAGCGAAATAGACTAGAGGGGGCAATACCCTCGAGTCTTGGCAACTGTCGCAATTTGTTACTGTTGACACTTTCTGGTAATAACCTTAATGGGAGCATACCAAGACAACTTTTTACGGTCTCTTCTCTGTCAATTAGATTGGATCTAGCTCGCAACCGTTTGTCTGGATCCTTGCCAACTGAGGTTGGAAACCTCGATAATTTAGCAGAAATCGATATCTCCGAGAATGATTTATCTGGTGAAATTCCTAGCACTCTTGGTAGCTGTGTCAGCCTTGAAAACCTATATCTGCAACAAAATCTCTTTCAAGGATCTATTCCTTCCTCGATGGCGTCCGTGAGAGGTATTCAGAATTTGGACCTTTCCAACAACAACTTATCCGGTCAAATTCCGAGATTTTTAGAGACATTTATTTTTCTACAGAATCTCAATTTGTCTTTCAATAATTTTGAAGGAGAGTTACCAACGAAGGGTATTTTTACAAATGCAACTACAATATCAATTGCTGGTAACTATAGGCTTTGTGGTGGCATTTCTGAACTACGACTACCTCGGTGCACCACAGAGAAATCGGGAAAAAGGATGTCTCTTTTACAAACACGAGGAATCACAGTAGCTTTGGTAGCAATCGCAGTAGCTTTGGTAGTCATTGGACTAATCGCGGTATCATCTTTCGTTAGAGTATCCGCGGTATCATCTTTCCTTATATGTCATCTgttcaagaagaaaaggaaaaccaaaCCTACAATTACATTGTTGAAAGATTCATTCTCAAAAGTCACTTATGGAGAACTTCTCAAAGCAACTAAAGGTTTCTCTTCTAGGAATCTTCTTGGGTTTGGAAGCTTTGGCCATGTTTATAAAGGTATTATTGACCAAAACGGGAAGTTAGTTGTGGCGGTCAAAGTATTTGACCTTCAAACTCGTGGCGCTATCATGAGTTTCGTGGCAGAGTGCGAAGCCTTAAGGAATGTTCGACACCGACACCTAGTTCCCATCATAACTTCTTGTTCTAGTGTTGATTTTCAAGGGAATGAGTTTAAAGCTCTAGTTTACGAGTTCATGCCCAATGGCAATCTAGATAATTGGTTGCATCCAATTCCAAAAGCAAATGATTTGGAGCATGGGTTTGTGGGACTCAATCTTCTACAAAGTGTAAACATTGCCATAGATGTGGCTTGTGCACTCGATTATCTTCATCACCAATGCGAAAGGCCAATTATTCATTGCGATTTAAAGCCGAGTAATATCCTTCTCGATGGCGACATGGTTGCCCATGTTGGAGATTTCGGTCAAGCCAGATTTCGAGCAGAGCTCACCAGCAGTCCAAATACATGTAGTTCAACGGCAATAAGGGGAACCATTGGATACATAGCTCCAG AGTATGGACTTGGAAATGAGATATCAGCGAGTGGAGATGTTTATAGTTATGGAATCTTGTTGTTGGAGATGATAACAAGGAAGAGACCTACTCACGAAATGTTTGGGGCAGATCTTAATCTTCATAACTTTGCAAAGATTGCCTTCCCTCAACGTGTGATGGAGATTGTAGACCCTGTGCTCTTAGCGGAGGACAGACATGGCAGCATTACGGTGGAAAATCTGATCCCCATTGTAAAAATAGGACTGGCATGCTCAACAGAGTCCCCAAAAAATCGAATGAGTATAAAGACTGTACTCCACGAACTACATCTTGTcaagaacaaaattttgaaag GGCGAGATGGATAG